Proteins encoded together in one Electrophorus electricus isolate fEleEle1 chromosome 9, fEleEle1.pri, whole genome shotgun sequence window:
- the slc14a2 gene encoding urea transporter 2 — protein sequence MKARLSRLALCFCGDMAPFTEWMKGQFILIQIVDWVLRGAAQVMFVNNPLSGLIIFAGLILQNRWWALNGFVGTLFATISALILKQNRGAIAAGLYGYNGILVGLLMAVFSNAGDWYWWLLLPNIFMSMACPIVSSALASINSRWDLPVFTLPFNILVCLHMVATGHYNLYFPQVLIQRRSTFPNVTWSEMDYALLFRSIPVGIGQVYGCDNPWTGGIFIIALFISSPITCVHAVIGSAVGMVSGLALAAPFENIYFGLWGYNCVLACIAIGGMFYALTWQVHLLSVACAFFCAYLGSAIANVMATFGLPACTWPFCLSALTFLLITTETKAIHKLPLTKVAYPEKNLIYFWKMKKEERAEKTKMTKGLAKEEVVKSALESQEKNEQNRQVSTDRVETETSSGPSTEEITPRTPHYGDAAVV from the exons ATGAAAGCCCGGCTCTCGCGCCTTGCGCTGTGCTTCTGTGGGGACATGGCTCCTTTCACGGAGTGGATGAAGG GACAGTTCATCTTGATTCAGATTGTGGATTGGGTTTTGAGGGGAGCAGCACAGGTGATGTTTGTGAACAACCCTTTGAGCGGGCTCATCATCTTCGCTGGTCTGATCCTCCAAAATAGATGGTGGGCCCTGAATGGCTTTGTGGGCACCTTGTTTGCCACGATCTCAGCCCtcattctaaaacaaaatag AGGTGCAATAGCAGCAGGTTTGTATGGATACAATGGAATCCTGGTCGGCTTGCTCATGGCAGTCTTCTCCAACGCGGGCGACTGGTACTGGTGGCTTCTATTACCCAACATCTTCATGTCGATGGCATG CCCGATTGTCTCCAGTGCCCTGGCATCTATCAACAGTCGGTGGGACCTGCCAGTGTTCACACTACCTTTCAACATCctggtgtgtttgcacatgGTGGCTACAGGCCATTACAACCTCTACTTCCCCCAGGTCCTGATTCAGCGTCGCAGCACTTTCCCAAATGTCACATGGTCCGAGATGGACTATGCTTTG CTCTTCCGCTCCATTCCTGTGGGTATTGGGCAGGTCTATGGCTGTGACAATCCTTGGACAGGAGGCATCTTCATTATTGCCCTGTTCATTTCTTCGCCGATAACTTGTGTTCATGCCGTTATTGGCTCTGCAGTTGGTATGGTGTCAG GTCTTGCCCTTGCTGCACCGTTCGAGAACATCTACTTTGGATTGTGGGGATATAACTGCGTTTTGGCTTGCATCGCCATCGGTGGAATGTTCTACGCTCTCACTTGGCAGGTCCATCTCCTGTCTGTAGCCTGTG CATTTTTCTGTGCCTACCTTGGCAGTGCTATTGCCAATGTGATGGCCACT TTTgggctcccagcatgcacttgGCCCTTCTGCCTGTCTGCCCTTACCTTCCTTCTGATCACCACGGAGACGAAGGCCATCCACAAGCTGCCGCTCACCAAGGTGGCGTACCCTGAGAAAAACCTCATATACTTTTGGAAGatgaaaaaggaagagagagctgAGAAGACGAAGATGACCAAAGGACTGGCAAAAGAGGAGGTAGTGAAGAGTGCATTGGAAAGTCAAGAGAAGAATGAGCAGAATCGACAGGTCAGCACTGacagggtggagacagagacCAGCAGTGGGCCGAGCACCGAAGAAATCACACCACGCACCCCACACTATGGCGATGCTGCAGTAGTCTGA